A stretch of the Engraulis encrasicolus isolate BLACKSEA-1 chromosome 19, IST_EnEncr_1.0, whole genome shotgun sequence genome encodes the following:
- the LOC134434959 gene encoding uncharacterized protein LOC134434959 has product MDIRRFLKKSVEVNDLYDSHQAPSPIQPAVPSSDQGASADSSSEDLGTEKPAQVILQTYPKRLFSGKPRSFSTDWYRSREWLEYSVKRDAAFCFPCRKFRTSSSADTTFTLSGFRDWKHAVERGKGLNKHGDSRDHLTCEAMWREKEKRRETGQEISTLLNDDQLERNRYYLSSVIDVIEFLSVNQLPFRGDHDSFDSRDESGCGLFLSLFEYTLRKDPKLAKIALTMPRNARYTSHEIQNEIVDIMSTMVTEHIVREVGESFYTIKADGTRDPTGRENISIVLRYINGLLEPTERLLTIATLDEGDAATLTDCIIGELTKAGLSPHKIISQVYDGASLMSGKHGGVQKLLQRKLCREIPYVHCFNHQLHLVITHALSGEQLLVDFFNACNMLYKFCRKPTVAILYKGERLKRLLDQRWTGHLNTVSAILQSFDDLVALLKDIDGKRSCGAEVRVEASGLLRIMAEPSFRFIAEMVHRILSFLDPPNAMLQREDMDLLTGAQLVNSACACIENLREETEFKALLECCQGTEPVAKRRRTLNPAFDMYVVEARVTQDDPNSEDQLRRLFFSCIDAVCGEIQARFGERNCTIMHGLKALDPNDPTFLDISKIRPLLALSNTTAVDTEFTVAKQFLHGRMEDTSPPDGGEWTARKVLKHFHPALEAMPGVITALKHALTFGASTAVCENSFSTLKNVFTDHRQSMLHKRKANLIKLAFEKDLTKKFRDEWRDAVLRRFHAAAHRRLPLY; this is encoded by the coding sequence ATGGATATAAGAAGATTCCTCAAAAAGTCTGTGGAGGTTAACGATTTGTATGACAGTCATCAGGCACCTTCGCCGATCCAGCCTGCAGTGCCTTCATCTGACCAAGGAGCGTCTGCTGACTCCAGCTCGGAAGATCTTGGTACTGAAAAGCCAGCCCAAGTAATTCTTCAGACGTACCCTAAACGCCTTTTCTCAGGGAAACCTAGATCCTTCAGTACCGACTGGTACAGAAGCAGAGAGTGGCTGGAGTACTCGGTCAAAAGAGACGCAGCGTTTTGTTTTCCCTGCCGTAAATTTCGTACCTCGTCGTCCGCGGACACGACATTTACTCTGAGTGGGTTCCGGGATTGGAAGCATGCCGTGGAAAGGGGAAAGGGACTTAATAAACACGGGGATTCAAGGGACCATCTGACCTGCGAAGCTAtgtggagggagaaggagaagagaagggaaactGGTCAAGAAATATCCACCCTACTCAACGACGATCAGCTGGAGCGGAACAGGTATTACTTGTCATCCGTAATAGATGTCATAGAATTCCTGTCCGTAAACCAGCTGCCGTTCAGAGGTGACCATGACTCCTTTGACAGCAGGGATGAAAGTGGCTGTGGATTGTTTTTGTCTCTCTTCGAATACACCTTGAGAAAAGACCCCAAGTTAGCCAAGATAGCCCTAACTATGCCACGCAACGCTAGATACACCAGCCACGAAATCCAGAACGAAATAGTTGACATTATGTCTACTATGGTGACGGAGCACATCGTGCGGGAGGTCGGAGAATCCTTCTACACCATTAAGGCCGATGGCACGCGAGATCCTACTGGGAGAGAGAACATTTCGATCGTTCTGCGCTACATCAATGGTCTCCTGGAGCCAACTGAACGCCTTCTGACCATCGCTACATTGGATGAGGGGGATGCTGCCACACTGACAGATTGCATCATTGGCGAGTTGACCAAAGCAGGATTAAGCCCACACAAAATCATCAGCCAAGTCTATGACGGCGCCTCCCTGATGTCAGGTAAACATGGTGGAGTGCAAAAGCTTCTGCAGAGAAAATTGTGCCGTGAGATACCCTATGTGCACTGTTTTAATCACCAATTACATCTGGTGATCACCCACGCCCTGTCGGGAGAGCAGCTACTGGTGGATTTTTTTAATGCATGCAATATGCTTTACAAATTCTGCCGTAAACCAACTGTGGCCATCCTCTACAAGGGCGAGCGATTGAAGCGGCTCCTAGATCAACGGTGGACGGGTCACCTAAACACCGTCTCAGCCATTCTTCAGTCCTTTGATGACCTGGTAGCATTGCTCAAAGATATCGACGGGAAGAGAAGTTGCGGTGCTGAGGTGCGCGTCGAAGCCTCGGGGCTACTGCGCATTATGGCTGAGCCGAGCTTTCGCTTTATTGCTGAGATGGTTCACCGTATACTCTCATTCCTGGATCCCCCCAATGCCATGCTGCAGAGAGAGGACATGGATCTACTCACTGGCGCACAACTCGTCAATTCAGCGTGTGCTTGCATCGAGAATCTGCGGGAGGAAACGGAATTCAAGGCCCTATTGGAGTGCTGCCAGGGTACAGAGCCGGTGGCGAAAAGAAGGCGCACGCTGAACCCAGCGTTTGACATGTATGTCGTGGAGGCCAGAGTGACGCAAGACGACCCAAATAGCGAAGACCAACTGCGAAGGTTATTCTTCAGCTGCATCGATGCTGTCTGTGGGGAAATCCAAGCGCGTTTTGGGGAGCGCAACTGCACCATCATGCACGGACTGAAAGCCTTGGACCCAAATGATCCCACTTTTCTGGACATCTCCAAAATACGCCCTCTACTAGCACTCAGCAACACAACCGCTGTCGACACAGAGTTCACCGTTGCGAAACAATTCTTGCACGGGAGGATGGAAGACACATCTCCACCTGATGGGGGTGAATGGACGGCGAGGaaagttttaaaacatttccACCCAGCACTTGAGGCTATGCCAGGCGTGATCACAGCTCTGAAACATGCTCTGACTTTTGGCGCAAGCACTGCTGTCTGTGAGAACTCTTTTTCCACTCTCAAGAATGTTTTCACCGACCACAGACAAAGCATGCTGCACAAACGTAAGGCCAATTTAATAAAACTGGCCTTCGAGAAGGACTTGACCAAAAAATTCAGGGACGAATGGAGGGACGCTGTCTTGCGAAGATTCCACGCAGCTGCACATCGTCGCCTACCACTTTACTGA